A segment of the Cohnella algarum genome:
GCGTGGCCGTCACGTTTCTTCCCGTGGACCGGCAGGGCTTCGTCCGGGCGGCCGACGTGGCCGATGCTCTGCGCGACGATACGGTTCTCGTCAGCGTCATGCACGTTAACAACGAGACCGGCGCCATCCAGCCGATCGAGGAAATCGGCCGTTTGCTGAAAGACCGGCCGCAGGTTCGTTTTCATGTGGACGGCGTTCAGGCGATCGGAAAGGTTCCGGTCCAATGGAAGGAATGGGGAATCGATCTGTATACCGCATCCTCCCACAAGTTTCACGGGCCGAAAGGCGCCGGCTTCGTGCTTGCCCGCGAAGGGCTGAAGTTGAGCCCGCTTCTTGCCGGAGGCGGGCAGGAGGACGGCAGGCGCAGCGGAACCCATAACGTGCCCGGCATTGTCGGTACGGCGCAAGCGCTCAGGCTTACGATGGAGACGATCGAGGAACGCCGAACGCGCATGTACGGGTTAAGACGGAAATTGATCGAACGGCTGAAAAGCATTCCCGAACTCGTGCTCAATGTCTTGGAGGACGAGAGCCGATTCGCTCCTCATATCGTAAACGTCTCCTATCCGGGCATGAGGCCGGAAGTGCTCGTGCATATGCTGGAAAAGCACGGGATTCTGATCTCGACGCAGTCGGCGTGTTCCTCCAAAAGCTTGAAACCGAGCCGGGTGTTGACGGCTATGGGAATGGACGAGCATCGGGCGTCGGGAAGCATTCGCATCAGCTTCGGGGACGAGCAAACGGAACGGGATATCGATACGCTTGCCGAAAGATTGCGCCTCGCCGTCGCCAAGCTGAAGCCGCTTGAGAGGAGCTTGACATGATTTACAACTTAATTTTGGTGAGATTCGGAGAACTGACGATCAAGGGACGCAACCGGCGGAAGTTCGAATCCCTTATGACGGCCAACATCAAACAATCGCTCGCGGCGTTCCGGGGCTTGTCCTATGAACGATCTTACGGCAGGGTGTTTATCCACCTGAACGGAGAAGCATACGAATCCGTCGCCGCCCGCCTTCGCGAAATATTCGGGCTCGCATCGTTCAGTCCGGTGCTGAAAGCGGAAAACGAACTCGCGGCCATCCAGGCAGCCGCTCTCGCGGTCATGCGGGGGCTGGACGTTCCGCCCAAAACGTTCAAAGTATCGGTAAAACGAACCTGGAAGGACTTCCCGCACGATTCGCAGCAAATGAATCACCTTGTCGGCGCTCACGTGCTGCGCAATACGCCGGAGCTGAAGGTAGACGTCCGCCATCCCGACACCGAGCTCAAGGTCGACATCCAGGCGGAGGCAACGTACGTCTATTGCAAGGTCGAGCAAGGCACCGGAGGGTTCCCGATCGGGATGAACGGCAAGGCGATGCTGCTGTTGTCGGGAGGAATCGACAGTCCCGTAGCCGGATGGATGGCGATGCGAAAAGGGCTGGAAATCGAAGCGGTTCATTTTCACAGCTATCCGTTTACGAGCGAGCAGGCGACCGAGAAAGTGATTACGCTGACGCAGCGGTTGGCTCATTACGGCGGCCGGATCAAGCTTCATCTTGTTCCTTTTACCGATATCCAGACGAAACTCGCGCAAAACGGCCAGGACAATCTGATCATCACGCTTATGCGCAGATCGATGCTGCGCATCGCCGAAAAACTGGCGGAACGCAGCGGCGCGCTTGCGCTCGTGACCGGCGACAGCCTCGGGCAAGTCGCCAGCCAGACGCTCGGAAGCATGAACGTGATCGGACGAACGATATCCTTGCCGCTGCTGCGCCCGCTGGTCATGATGGACAAGCTCGATATTATCCGGCAAGCCGAAAAAATCGGCACCTACGAAACGTCGATCCTGCCGTTCGAGGATTGCTGCACGTTGTTCGTGCCGAAATCTCCGGCGACCAATCCGAATTTGAAAATCGTCGAGCGGCTGGAGGATGGAATGAAGGCCGATCTGGAGCGCATGATCCGGGAGGCGGTCGAGGGAACGGAGACGGTGTGGATGAACGCCCAGGGCCGGATCCAGCGAAAAAAAGAAGCCCCCGCCGAGGAGGACCGCTGGTTTTAAGCGGGTAACGACGCAGAGCGCCCTTGGGACGGGGGCAACGAATAAAAGATGCCGGCCCAATCCGGGCTCGCTCCTCGATCAAAATAACGGCCTCCGGTCCCGGGGCCGTTATTTCGTTTGCAGTTAGGAAAATTTCGTAAATGGCGGCCTCTCGGGACCGCTGATTCGGACGCCAATCCGAGGCTTGTCCGGGCAAACGAATGCAAATGGCCGCTCAATCGGCGTCTCCGCCCGATAAACGCCCCTGCTGCCTTTTCGCCTTGATGGCGTTCGTCCAAATGCCGCCGACGATGACGATGGCGATCATGAGCGCCACGAATGTCCAGACGGCGACCGGATTGTCGTGGAACAAGCCGCCCAGCCGGGGCTCGTGCGTGACCATCGTCGAAGCGGTATAGGCGAGGACGGCGGCCCCGATGTACACGATCCACGGAAACCTTCCGAGCAGCTTGACGAACAGCGTGCTTCCCCAGACGACGATCGGGATGCTGATGAGCAGGCCGAGGATGACCAGCAGGTCGTTACCGTGGGCCGCGCCCGCTACCGCGATGACGTTGTCGAGGCCCATCGCCGCGTCGGCGATGACGATCGTGCGGATGGCGCCCCACAAAGAGTCGCTCGCTTGAATGTCCTCGTGGCTGTCCTCTTGAACGAGCAGCTTGTAGGCGATCCAGAGCAGCACCAGGCCGCCGACCGCTTGCAGAAACGGAATTTTGAGCAAGGTGACGACGAGCAGAGTGGCGGCGACCCGAATGACTACCGCCCCGCCGGTCCCGTACCAGATCGCTTTTTTTTGCAGGTGCTTCGGCAAGTTGCGCGCCGCAAGCCCGATCACGATCGCATTATCCCCCGCAAGCATCAAATCCATAAAGACGATTTGCAATAACGACCCTAAAAACTGAAGACTGAATACTTCCTCCATGCCGGCTTCCTCCCTGTTGTCCAACTTCTTGCCTACGTTCCGCCCGACAAAAAGATTCGTTTTCGAACCCAATATTTAATAACATAACCTGAATGGCTTGTACATACAACGGGTAAGAGGGGGGATTTCGAATGGGACTGGGCGAAAATATTTTGGTTTTTGCGCAAATCGTTTTGATTAACCTGCTGCTTAGCGGCGACAATGCGGTCGTCATCGCGATGGCCGGACGGCGTCTGCCCCCTGCGCAGCGCCGTGCGGCGATCTGGTGGGGAAGCGCCGCCGCCATTGCCCTTCGCTGCCTGCTGACCGTCGGGGCCGTCGCGCTGCTCCGGATTCCGCTGCTGCAGACCGCCGGATCGCTTTTGCTGTTCGCCATCGCGCTGAAGCTGCTTGTCGACAATAACGGGCACGAGCAGGAAACGAAGGCGGCGGTTACGCTGAAAGGAGCGGTATGGACGATCGTGACCGCCGATTTCATCATGAGCCTGGACAACGTGCTCGCCGTAGCTGCGGTCGCAAAGGGGGATGTCGGCCTTCTCGTCATCGGAATTGCGATGAGCATCCCGCTCATCATCTGGGGCAGTTCGTTTATGATCAAAGCGCTGGACCGCCTTCCGTTTCTCGTTTACATCGGGGGAGCGCTGCTCGGCTACGCGGCCGGCGAAATGCTGCTCAAAGATCCCTTTTGGCAGCGCTGGCTGCCGCAAGTTTCCGCCCATGCGCTCGAAGCGCTTCCGTTCGTGACCGTTTCGCTCCTGATCGCTTCGGCTCTCCTCCTGCGCAGAAAGCGAGCGTAAAGTCGAACCGGCTAACCTTTGGCGAATCTCGCCAGTTTGCGAAGGGCGATCTTTGTTCGAATTTTAGCTTGCCGCCCTAGTTTTTTCTCCTCAATTCCATTACACTAAAAAGGAATTCGTTGAATGCATAGAAGTTTTTGAAAGAATTGGGGGGCCATCGTGAACAAACAATCCGCCGCGGTCGGCGTTCTGGTGTTGGCTGCGGGGTTGGTCATTTTGCTGGGGAAGCTTGGCGTTTTTGCTTATATCGGTTCCTTGTTCTGGCCGTTGTTCATTTTGATCGCCGGGGTGCTGCTGCACGTCCTGTATTTCGGCCGGATCCTGCCCGCGATCGCGCTCGTGCCGGCGGGGATTTTGACGGTCGTGTCCGTCCCGCTGCTGATCGGCCGCTGGTTCGACTGGAGCTTGATGAAGTACTTGTGGCCATTGTTCGTATTTGCCGTCGCCGCGGGCCTGTACGAATATTACATATTCGGACCGATGCGCAATCGCGCCATCTGGACCGCGTCGATCGTTCTCGGAGCCGTTTCGCTGCTCATGTTCGTCATGTCGCTGCTGTGGACGTGGGGCATTTATCTCATTGCGGTGCTGCTGATCGGTTTCGGGGCCTACCTCGTGCTGCGCCGGCCGAAAATTTGGTAGTCCCTTGATTTGCGACGATTTTCGCATATAATAGAAGGGATGTAGGTATACGTCGACTAAAACGTCGGCGTTTTATGTTGTGATACAGAGAAAACATGAGGAGTGGAATCATGCATCAAAGAGATCGGATTCGAAATATCGCCATTATCGCGCACGTCGACCACGGGAAAACGACGCTGGTCGATCAACTGCTGCGCCAATCCGGCACATTTCGGGACAATGAGCAAGTGCAGGAGCGCGCAATGGACTCGAACGATCTGGAGCGGGAACGCGGCATTACGATCCTGGCGAAAAACACGGCGGTCCACTATAAAGACTATTTGATCAACATCGTCGATACGCCCGGACACGCCGACTTCGGAGGCGAGGTCGAGCGAATCATGAAAATGGTCGACGGCGTGCTGCTCGTCGTCGACGCGTTCGAAGGCTGCATGCCGCAAACGAAATTCGTATTGCGCAAGGCGCTGGAAGCGGGACTTACCCCGATCGTCGTCGTCAACAAAATCGACCGCCCCGCGGCCCGTCCGGCCGAAGTCGTCGACGAAGTGCTCGAGCTGTTCATCGAGCTCGAAGCGAACGACGATCAACTGGATTTTCCGGTCGTCTACGCCTCCGGCCTCAACGGGATCGCGAGCATGGACGCTTCCGAGCTCGGCACGACGATGGAGCCCCTTTACGAAACGATCGTCGGGCATATCCCGTCGCCGACCGAGGATACGGAGCAGCCGCTGCAGTTTCTCGTTACGCTGCTCGACTATAACGAATATTTGGGGCGCATTCCGATCGGCCGGGTGAACCGCGGCAAAATCCGCCAGGGCCAGCCGGTCGCCGTCCTTGACCGCGAAGGCAAAATCCGCCAGGCCCGCATCGAAAAGCTGTTCGGCTTCCAAGGGCTGAAGCGCGTGGAAATGGAAGAAGCGGCCGCCGGCGACATCATCGCCATTGCGGGCATAAAGGACGTCAACATCGGCGAAACGATCGCCGATTTGGCGAATCCGGAGGCGCTGCCGGTACTGAAGATCGACGAGCCGACGCTGCAGATGACGTTCATCGTCAACAACAGCCCGTTTGCCGGCCGCGAGGGCAAATTCGTCACGTCCCGCAAGCTGCGCGAGCGGCTGTTCAAGGAGCTGGAAACGGACGTCAGCCTCCGCGTGGAAGAAACGGACAGCCCGGACGCGTTCATCGTGAGCGGCCGCGGCGAGCTGCACCTCGGCATTTTGATCGAGAATATGCGCCGCGAAGGCTACGAGCTGCAGGTGTCCAAGCCGGAAGTCATCGTTCGCGAGATCGACGGCGTGAAGAGCGAACCGATCGAGCGCTTGCTGATCGACGTGCCGGAGGAGAGCATGGGCAGCGTCATGGAAAGCCTGGGCACCCGCAAAGCCGAAATGGTCAATATGATCAACAACGGCAACGGCCAGGTGCGCCTGGAGTTTCTGATCCCCGCCCGCGGGCTGATCGGGTACCGGACGAATTTCCTTACGCTGACGCGCGGCTACGGGGTCATGAACCATGCGTTCGACCACTACGGTCCGGTCGTCGGCGGGCAGGTCGGCGGACGCCACCAGGGCGTGCTGATCGCCAGCGAAACGGGCACCTCGACGATGTACGGCATGCTGAGCGTCGAGGACCGGGGCATCCTGTTCGTCAATCCGGGCACGGAAATTTACGAGGGCATGATCGTCGGCGAGCATACTCGCGATAACGACATCATCGTCAACATCTGCAAGGAAAAGGCCCTCAACAACATCCGGACGGCAACGAAGGAAGAGACGGTGAAGCTGAAGACGCCTCGCCTCATGTCGATGGAAGAAGCGCTCGAATATTTGAACGACGACGAATATTGCGAAATTACGCCGAAGTCGATTCGCCTGCGCAAAAAGTACTTGAACAAAGGCGAGCGCGACCGGTTCGAAAAGCAGCGGAAAATGGCGGAGTCGGGCGTATAATCCTGTCCCGGCTCGCCGCTGAACGCAGCCAAAGGGGGAACAAGCCGTGCAGACGTGGTTTCAGGAGCATCCGCTCATCTCCTATATCCTGATCCTGGCGTTTACGATTTATATTTTCAACGCCGTCTTTCGGCCCGGGCGTCTGCCGATTTTGAAGGAAATCCTGGTTTACGTCATGATGGCGCTCGGTTGCCTGGTGCTGCTGGTGCTGCAAATCGACAAGCTGCCGATCATTCAGTGCATGGGCGTCGCCGTCATCATGATGCTCATGCTGCGCTTGCGCCAGCTGTACGACAAGCTCCGCAAGCCGAAGGATGGCGGGGACAAGCCTTCGGCCGAGGCCTCCGAATCCAGGTAGTTGACCATGTAAGCGAAAGCGAATAGCGAATCTCGCATGCGGCCTTGCCGAGCGCGGAGGGATCGGAAATGCGTCTGAACGATGCGCTGTTCTATTGGCTCCAAACGAAGCTGATGACCGAAATTCGCCCCGACGACGAAGCCGCGCGGGGTTCGCTTCGCTTTTTTGCGCAAATTTTGTCGGAAGATCACGGGCTGGCGTCGGTTGAAGTCGATTCAAGCGATGCCGCCAAATATCGCGTTTCCTATCGGGCGAAAGACGGAACGGCCCGCGAAGTCCGGTTCGACCGCGAAGCGGCCGAGCAGCTCGCGGCCGACCTGTACGGCCATGCTTCGATAGAAGACGGAGAGTCAGAGGTGAACGAATGAACGCGAACGCACCGTTGCCGCCGCGAGCCCGTCAAACGCCTCCGCGCAAAACGTCGGCAACCCCGAAAAAGAAAAAACCGAAACGGCGCAAGTGGGTCGTCGCCCTGCTTTCGTTTTTTGCCGTCGTCATTTTGGGCCTGGGCTTGTTCGCCGGGTATTTGTATCTGGAATTGAATAAAACGCTGGACGATATCGCGTTGCCGGAAGGGCCGGATTCGAAGCCGATCGCTTCCGCCGACAGCGCCCAGGTGAAGCCGGTTTCGATGGTTTTGCTCGGCCTTGACAGCCGCGAAGGCACCGGGACGCTGAACACGGACGTGCTGATGGTCGCCGCGTTCAACCCGAAATCGAATACGGCCACGGTCGTGTCGATTCCGCGCGACTCGCTGCTGGACATCGACGGATACAAGCAGCGGAAGGCGAACGCCTACTATGCCAATTTTTACGCGGGCAAGCGGGATGAAGGGCTAAGCAGCGACGATGCTTATACGTACGCCCGAAGCGAAATGCGCGACATGTTCGGCGAGTTTTTCGGCGTGCCGTTCGACTATACCGCCATTATCAATTTCAAAGGATTCTCCGACGTCGTCGACGCGCTCGGCGGCATCAAAGTCTACGTCGACCAGGATATGTACTATACCGATTCGGCGGACGGAACGAAGATCGACTTGAAGAAAGGCGAGCAAACGCTCGACGGCGAAGACGCGCTCGGCTTCGTCCGCTACCGGAAGTCCAAGGGCGGCAGAACGCCGGAGTCGAGCGACTTCGCGCGGAACGACCGCCAGGCCCGCGTGCTGGCCGCCATCACCGACGAAATGAAATCGCTCGGCGGGGTGACGAAGCTCGGGAAGGTGATCAGCGCCGTAGGCGACAACATGACGACCGACATTCCGCGCGAGCAGATCACCAATCTGTTGAAGGCCTATTACGATCTCGACTCCAGCCAGATCCGGTTTATTCCGCTCGAAGGCAGCTGGAGGAGCCCTTACGTTTATTTGAACGACAGCAGCGTCGAGAAAGCGAAGGCCGCCCTGGCGGAGGAGCTTTCGCCCGAAGGGCGCCAGGCTGGCGCGGCAACGCCCTCCGCCGCCGGTTAATTCGGGACGGCCGCTTACTTGGAAACGCCTCGGAGCGTGTGGTATAATGAGGCCATGAACAGCTGCGAGGAGGTCTGCCAATGGCGGTGCGCGTCTTCATTCATCCCGACTCGGGAAAGCTTCCCGCCGTTGTCGCAGCTCCGTTGCCTTGCGGTTCGGCCGACCGTTTACATGGACAAGTTTTCGTTAACATGCGCAAAAAAGCCCAGTGAATTTCGCTGGGCTTTTTTGCGTCTTTCGGGAAGGTTGACGACCTGGCCGACTTGCTAACGGGAGGTGCGGCGATGGCCGTTTTGAACCGAATTCGTCTCTTGCTGCCGGACGGAATCGTCGATATCCGGGGATGCGGGCGGGATGATGCTGCGCGGCATTTGCGGCACGAGCCGGCCGACGATGTCCGCGAGCTCTTCGGCAAATCCGGCGATCGGGCGCCCTTGGTTCGCGTCCTGCCGGATTTCCCGAATCCGCTGGGCGAGGTCGACGTCGGCCGTGACCAGCGCGTCTACCCCGTAAGGGTCTTTGCGGAACGCTTCCGCAACGGCGTATTTAACCGTTCCGACCCGCGATCGCTCCATCTTCGGTTCCACGTCGATGCCGACGATCGCGTAATTGCCGAACACGACGCAGTTGGCGCCCCTGACGCCCTGAACGCCCGCCGCGAGCTGCTCCAGATGCGCGGCAACCGCCTGCGGATCCGTAATCTCCCTTCTCGCCGCGTCGGCCGGCTGTTCGTCCTGCGCTTCG
Coding sequences within it:
- a CDS encoding cysteine desulfurase family protein, producing the protein MLYFDNAATTAPYEQVVRTVGELMTRHYANAAALHRSGAEAMKLVERARANVAGLFGAKAEEVVFTSGGTEGNNYAMKGTVLASRKPTKHIVTTAVEHPSVFYCAKQLEEQGVAVTFLPVDRQGFVRAADVADALRDDTVLVSVMHVNNETGAIQPIEEIGRLLKDRPQVRFHVDGVQAIGKVPVQWKEWGIDLYTASSHKFHGPKGAGFVLAREGLKLSPLLAGGGQEDGRRSGTHNVPGIVGTAQALRLTMETIEERRTRMYGLRRKLIERLKSIPELVLNVLEDESRFAPHIVNVSYPGMRPEVLVHMLEKHGILISTQSACSSKSLKPSRVLTAMGMDEHRASGSIRISFGDEQTERDIDTLAERLRLAVAKLKPLERSLT
- the thiI gene encoding tRNA uracil 4-sulfurtransferase ThiI, encoding MIYNLILVRFGELTIKGRNRRKFESLMTANIKQSLAAFRGLSYERSYGRVFIHLNGEAYESVAARLREIFGLASFSPVLKAENELAAIQAAALAVMRGLDVPPKTFKVSVKRTWKDFPHDSQQMNHLVGAHVLRNTPELKVDVRHPDTELKVDIQAEATYVYCKVEQGTGGFPIGMNGKAMLLLSGGIDSPVAGWMAMRKGLEIEAVHFHSYPFTSEQATEKVITLTQRLAHYGGRIKLHLVPFTDIQTKLAQNGQDNLIITLMRRSMLRIAEKLAERSGALALVTGDSLGQVASQTLGSMNVIGRTISLPLLRPLVMMDKLDIIRQAEKIGTYETSILPFEDCCTLFVPKSPATNPNLKIVERLEDGMKADLERMIREAVEGTETVWMNAQGRIQRKKEAPAEEDRWF
- a CDS encoding TerC family protein; translation: MEEVFSLQFLGSLLQIVFMDLMLAGDNAIVIGLAARNLPKHLQKKAIWYGTGGAVVIRVAATLLVVTLLKIPFLQAVGGLVLLWIAYKLLVQEDSHEDIQASDSLWGAIRTIVIADAAMGLDNVIAVAGAAHGNDLLVILGLLISIPIVVWGSTLFVKLLGRFPWIVYIGAAVLAYTASTMVTHEPRLGGLFHDNPVAVWTFVALMIAIVIVGGIWTNAIKAKRQQGRLSGGDAD
- a CDS encoding TerC family protein, whose translation is MGLGENILVFAQIVLINLLLSGDNAVVIAMAGRRLPPAQRRAAIWWGSAAAIALRCLLTVGAVALLRIPLLQTAGSLLLFAIALKLLVDNNGHEQETKAAVTLKGAVWTIVTADFIMSLDNVLAVAAVAKGDVGLLVIGIAMSIPLIIWGSSFMIKALDRLPFLVYIGGALLGYAAGEMLLKDPFWQRWLPQVSAHALEALPFVTVSLLIASALLLRRKRA
- the typA gene encoding translational GTPase TypA codes for the protein MHQRDRIRNIAIIAHVDHGKTTLVDQLLRQSGTFRDNEQVQERAMDSNDLERERGITILAKNTAVHYKDYLINIVDTPGHADFGGEVERIMKMVDGVLLVVDAFEGCMPQTKFVLRKALEAGLTPIVVVNKIDRPAARPAEVVDEVLELFIELEANDDQLDFPVVYASGLNGIASMDASELGTTMEPLYETIVGHIPSPTEDTEQPLQFLVTLLDYNEYLGRIPIGRVNRGKIRQGQPVAVLDREGKIRQARIEKLFGFQGLKRVEMEEAAAGDIIAIAGIKDVNIGETIADLANPEALPVLKIDEPTLQMTFIVNNSPFAGREGKFVTSRKLRERLFKELETDVSLRVEETDSPDAFIVSGRGELHLGILIENMRREGYELQVSKPEVIVREIDGVKSEPIERLLIDVPEESMGSVMESLGTRKAEMVNMINNGNGQVRLEFLIPARGLIGYRTNFLTLTRGYGVMNHAFDHYGPVVGGQVGGRHQGVLIASETGTSTMYGMLSVEDRGILFVNPGTEIYEGMIVGEHTRDNDIIVNICKEKALNNIRTATKEETVKLKTPRLMSMEEALEYLNDDEYCEITPKSIRLRKKYLNKGERDRFEKQRKMAESGV
- a CDS encoding YlaH-like family protein; protein product: MQTWFQEHPLISYILILAFTIYIFNAVFRPGRLPILKEILVYVMMALGCLVLLVLQIDKLPIIQCMGVAVIMMLMLRLRQLYDKLRKPKDGGDKPSAEASESR
- a CDS encoding LCP family protein, giving the protein MNANAPLPPRARQTPPRKTSATPKKKKPKRRKWVVALLSFFAVVILGLGLFAGYLYLELNKTLDDIALPEGPDSKPIASADSAQVKPVSMVLLGLDSREGTGTLNTDVLMVAAFNPKSNTATVVSIPRDSLLDIDGYKQRKANAYYANFYAGKRDEGLSSDDAYTYARSEMRDMFGEFFGVPFDYTAIINFKGFSDVVDALGGIKVYVDQDMYYTDSADGTKIDLKKGEQTLDGEDALGFVRYRKSKGGRTPESSDFARNDRQARVLAAITDEMKSLGGVTKLGKVISAVGDNMTTDIPREQITNLLKAYYDLDSSQIRFIPLEGSWRSPYVYLNDSSVEKAKAALAEELSPEGRQAGAATPSAAG
- a CDS encoding YhcN/YlaJ family sporulation lipoprotein; this translates as MQWQRYGSRLAVCLMLASLASGAAGCAAKQAAPEPPANRLEAQDEQPADAARREITDPQAVAAHLEQLAAGVQGVRGANCVVFGNYAIVGIDVEPKMERSRVGTVKYAVAEAFRKDPYGVDALVTADVDLAQRIREIRQDANQGRPIAGFAEELADIVGRLVPQMPRSIIPPASPDIDDSVRQQETNSVQNGHRRTSR